From the Methanobacterium sp. genome, the window ATTTACCCAATTCAAAGTTTATACTGGTTTTTATTGATGGAGATAAAAAATAGTACTTCCAAGCCTTTCTTACCTGTGTTCTCCCACTTCCAGAAAATGGTTTAATATGAAATATCAAATGAGTTTTTTCCAGAATTGAAAGGATGTCTTTAACCAAAGCAGAAGAAATTCCTATATCTTTGGCTAATTTACCCTCAGATGTTTTGCCCGCTTTTTGAATAGCCAGATGCATAAGTATCCTAAAAATAGAACTTCGACTATCTGATCTAAAGGACCTTATAAGAGACACATCTTTTTCTACAACACGACTCAACATGTCAAAAGTTCTTCCATGTATATCATGCCGGGTTAAGCCAATCTGAAAGGGAAATCCCCCAGAGTACAGATAATTTTCCCACTCCTTTTCAAGTGGCCTTGATAATCTTAACATATTCCTCATTAGCTTATTTTCTATTTCAGGTGCATCTTTCACATCACCAGAAAAAATTAAATTCCTAATACTAGCTGATGTCCCTTTTGGAGCATGTACACCATGATTTAAAAGTAAATATTCTGAAAAATTTAACGGAAATATTGATTCTTTTTCAGATCTTCTGACCGCATCAACATTTAATTCCAAACTTAATGCTGAAGAACCTGTAAATATCATAAAAATCTTTTTACTCTGGTCATAAAATATTTTACCAGCACTTGACCATTTTTTATCATATTGGGCTTCATCTATTAAAATAAAAAGTTCTTCATCCAGAGTTACCGGGGTTTTTTGATGAACTTCACTAATAAAAACATCCACTGCATCAACAATTCTTCCACCCAAATATTCCCCCAGATGATCAGCAGAAACATACAGCACTCTATCCTGATTTACACCTTTTTCATTAACTAGGTAATCATAAATTTGGAAAAGTAATGTAGTTTTTCCAACACCCCTTAAACCAGGCATGATTAAAAATCTTTTTTCGTAACTGCCTTCAAGAAAGTTATTAACATGCTTTTTAAGTTTAAAAAAAGCACTTCTATGTTTGAATTTATTTCCATTTCTTTGAATGTGATCTTGAGCTAATCTTGGGCCTTCTCTTAATCTGGCCAGGATGTAATCTAAAAGATCATCAGTGCCTGTTTTCATATTATCGCCTTACTCAACTTTATGAGTAACCCCCTATAAATAGTTACTCAACTTTTAGAGTGATAGCTTATAAATAGTTACTCAAGTTCGAGAGTAAAGCATTAAAAATATCTCCTTTAATTTTTATTTGTCAATTTTTCAAATTTATATCAATCATAGTAATATCAGAATAAACTTCGCAACCTTTTGAAATAATTATCCGAGTGAATCCTTCTCTAACATTTTAGTATATCACAGCTTCAAACCATGAATCAATAGTATGATTTTCCGCGTTTCACAATTTTTTTTGATTACATAATATTTTCACAGAAAACTATATCTTATTGTGACAGAACATAATATTCCTTATGAATAAGTATATGCTAATGTGATAACAACACATTATTAGGATCATTTGTATGAGGAGTATGTGAAAATGGTGAAATTCTTACACACAGCAGACTGGCATTTAGGAATAAAATACAAACAATTAGGAGACAATGCTCAAAAAGCAAGGAACATACGCGTAAAAACCATAGAAAACTTGATGGAAAAGGCCATAGAACTAAATGTTGATTTTATTTTAATCTCCGGTGACCTTTTTGACAGCAACCAAGTCGACCGCAAGCTCCTAAGTGCAGTTACCCAGATCTTCAGTAAAACCGCACCCACCCCTATCTACCTACTCCCTGGTAACCACGACCCTTTAGGTAAGGATTCATTATATAACGACCCAGTATGGGAGAAACTGGATAACCTCACTATATTCACCCAACCAGAACCATACAATCATGGCAATGTAACTATTTATCCCTGCCCAGTCACCCAGAAAAAATCCAAGGAAGACCCCACTGAATGGATCAATGCCCAAGAAAACCCTAACATTTCAATTGGTTTAGCCCATGGAAACCTTCAAGTAGGATTCATTGATGATGCCAACTTCCCCATCCACCCAGATCGAACAACAATATCTGGTTTAGACTACTTAGCATTAGGAGAATGGCACTCGTTATTCCAACAACCTGACAGTAAGGGAGTGATAAGAACTGTATACCCTGGAACTCCTGAAACCACTAAATTCGGTGAAAATGCCAGTGGTCAAGCAGTAATAGTTGAGATTCAATCACCTGATTCTCCCCCACAAATAACCCCAATAAATGTGGGCACCCTTTCCTGGCTCCAAAAGGAAAAGGAAATAAACACCCTTGCTGATGCCCAATACCTAGTAGGAGAACTTAACGATATCCCAGAACCTGAAAATAACGTTATTCTTCTTAAAGTGAAGGGTGTGACTAACCAGGAAACCATGAACTATGTTAGCCAATTAGCAGATGATTATCATAATAAATTCATGCATTTCCAAGTTGTCATGGATGAACTTTACCTTAAACCTAACCTTTTAGAATTAAAAGCCCTCATACCTGAGGGTGCAATTGTCAACCAAACATTCGAGGCTTTAATGGCTATTATGAAAACCCAACCTGAAATCCAGGAATACTCTGACATCACCTCAGAACGCACCAGGGAAATATTCAGCCAACTCCAGAACCAGGAAGTACTCGAGGGCCTATCCCCTGAGATCATAAACCGGGCATTTCTTTTAATGTACCAGATGATTAGGGAGGTATCATAAATGAACGTTAACAGCATCCGACTGGAAAACTGGAAGAAATTCACCAACCCAATCGAAATCCACTTCAAAGACGGTTTAAACATTCTGCACGGTTCCAACGAGACTGGGAAAACAACCCTCATTGACTCGATTATCACCACTTTTTACTCCAAACACACCAGTAGTTCACAAAAAATCAAATCCCTCAAACCATGGGGCACATCACTCAACCCCATCTCCACCATCACCTTCCAAAAAAATGGACACCAATACAGGATAAGCAAGGGTTTCCAGGAGAAAAAATGCCTACTGGAAAAACTGGAAGATGAAACCTGGAGAAAGATAGCTGAAGGTGATAAAGCAGACCAGGAACTCATTGAACTAGTTGGCGGACAACTACCCTCACGTGGCGATACTAAACCTCAATACTGGGGATTGGGACAAACCCTGTGGATGGTGCAAGGCCAGCCCATCATCAGTGATGAACTCAATGATGAAACAGTTTCCCTTTTACAGACCATGGTGCAGGCAACTATTGGATCAGAAAAAGAAAAAGAAGTCCTAAAAAATATTAGATCCCGATTTTTAGAAATATTCACCGAAAAAAAGAAGACGATAAGAAAAGGAAGCCCCCTTTCCCAAGTACAGGACGAAATCTCCACCCTTAAAAGTGAATTATCTGAATCTAAAAGAATTCAAACCAAAAAAGACGAGTTAATCCGAAAAATTGAGGATAGTGAGTTTTTACTCCAAAGAAACCAAAATAATCTTAAGACTAGTCAAGAAGAAAGGGACAAAATCAGCCTTGAAGTGGAACAAGCACGTCAACACCAAAAAGATAGAGAACAACTAGAACGCGAGATTGAAGGCATCACCTCTAAATATGAAGCTCTAAATCTCAAAATAGCAGAAATCAATCACAGTGAAGAGAAAATCAACGGGATAAAATCTGAAAACGAACAAATACAACAACAATTAGGCCCATTAGAAACCCAGTTAAGCCAATTGAACGAAGAAATAGAGAGAAAAATCTCAGATCTTGATGTTCTAAATAAAACCATCCAACACACCACTGCAGAGAAGAGTATTGTGGGAATAGCCCACACCAATGTAATGGATGAACAAGCCTTAGAATCCAAAAAAGAACGATTTAAAGAGATAGAAGAACTCT encodes:
- a CDS encoding DNA repair exonuclease, producing the protein MVKFLHTADWHLGIKYKQLGDNAQKARNIRVKTIENLMEKAIELNVDFILISGDLFDSNQVDRKLLSAVTQIFSKTAPTPIYLLPGNHDPLGKDSLYNDPVWEKLDNLTIFTQPEPYNHGNVTIYPCPVTQKKSKEDPTEWINAQENPNISIGLAHGNLQVGFIDDANFPIHPDRTTISGLDYLALGEWHSLFQQPDSKGVIRTVYPGTPETTKFGENASGQAVIVEIQSPDSPPQITPINVGTLSWLQKEKEINTLADAQYLVGELNDIPEPENNVILLKVKGVTNQETMNYVSQLADDYHNKFMHFQVVMDELYLKPNLLELKALIPEGAIVNQTFEALMAIMKTQPEIQEYSDITSERTREIFSQLQNQEVLEGLSPEIINRAFLLMYQMIREVS
- a CDS encoding ATP-binding protein; its protein translation is MKTGTDDLLDYILARLREGPRLAQDHIQRNGNKFKHRSAFFKLKKHVNNFLEGSYEKRFLIMPGLRGVGKTTLLFQIYDYLVNEKGVNQDRVLYVSADHLGEYLGGRIVDAVDVFISEVHQKTPVTLDEELFILIDEAQYDKKWSSAGKIFYDQSKKIFMIFTGSSALSLELNVDAVRRSEKESIFPLNFSEYLLLNHGVHAPKGTSASIRNLIFSGDVKDAPEIENKLMRNMLRLSRPLEKEWENYLYSGGFPFQIGLTRHDIHGRTFDMLSRVVEKDVSLIRSFRSDSRSSIFRILMHLAIQKAGKTSEGKLAKDIGISSALVKDILSILEKTHLIFHIKPFSGSGRTQVRKAWKYYFLSPSIKTSINFELGK